The genomic segment TTAATGGCAGATCAAAATATTGGAAATATTACACTTGAAGAGGCTTTGAATTTATTCTTGCTTCCTAAAAATTTAGGAGATTATAAAGGAGAAGAAGTAGAGGTAAGTAATGGTCGTTACGGTCCTTATGTACGTCACGGAAGTGTATTTATTTCGTTACCTCGAGGAGAAGATCCTTTGAGTGTTACAAAAGAAAGAGCTCAGGAGTTAATTGATGAAAAAGCTCTTGCAGATGCTCCAATTGCTACTTATAAAGGAGAAGCTGTTCAAAAAGGAGTGGGACGTTTTGGTCCTTTCATTAAATGGAATGGCCTTTTTGTAAACGTAAGTAAAAAATACAATTTTGATAATTTATCTCAGGCAGATGTTGAGGAGTTAATTGAAGATAAATTACAGAAGAACATAGATAAAGTTCTTCATAATTGGGAAGAAGAAGGAATTGTAGTTGAAAAAGCACGCTGGGGACGTTCGGTTATTTTAAAAGGAAAAATCAAAATTGAATTAAGTAAAGATGTTGATGCGACAAAATTAACATTGGCTGAAGTTCAGGAAATGATTGAGAAAAAAGCACCAGCAAAGAAAACAGCAGCAAAAAAAACAACAACAGCTAAAAAAGCTCCGGCAAAAAAAGCAGCAGCAAAAAAGAAATAAAGAATGGAATTTGATTTTCTAGAGCCTTTAAATGATGGAATTTTAAAATTCATTAGTTCATTGTCATCACAAGAACTGGGAAGTAAAATTGTATTGCATACTCAGGATCAATTTCCGGATATCAGCAAAATTAATATTGCAATTGTTGGAGTTTTAGAAGACCGACGCAATATTAACATGGTAAATGAAGTTAATCTAAATGCTGTTCGTAAGAAGCTTTACGGAATGTTTCCAGGTAACTGGGATGCTTCGATTGCTGATTTAGGAGATATTCTTGCAGGGGATACTGTAGAGGATACTTATTTTGCAGTTAAGAAGGTAACTTCTACATTAATTAAGAATAAAGTCATTCCTATAGTTCTGGGAGGTTCGCAGGATTTGACATACGCTTTGTATCGTGCATATGATGATTTAGAGCAAATGGTTAATATGGTTTCTGTTGATAACAGGTTTGATTTTGGTAAAGAAAATGAATCAGTTTCGGCTAATTCTTATCTGACAAAAATTATAATTGATGAGCCTAATAACCTTTTTAATTACTGTAATATAGGATATCAAACCTATTATAATTCACAGGAAGAAATTGATTTAATTGAAAAATTGTTCTTTGATGCTTACCGTTTAGGTGAGATTTCAAATAAAATTGCACTGGCAGAGCCGGTTTTTAGAGATGCTGATTTAGTAAGTATAGATTTAAACTCAGTAAAATCTTCTGCTTCAGGTAATATGATTTCGTTTGAACCCAATGGTTTCAAAGGAAAAGAGATTTGTTCTTTGGCAAGATATGCAGGAATAAGTGATAAAGTATCTTCTTTTGGAGTCTTTAATCATAATAGTACAGTTTCAGAAGCGCCTATTATGGCTCAGATAGTTTGGTATTTTATTGAAGGATATCACTATCGCTCAAAAGAATACCCTTTTGGCAGCAGAACAAATTATTTAAAATATATTGTACCGCTTGAAGAAGAAGAGCTGGTATTTTATAAAAGTGACAAAACAGAACGATGGTGGATCGAAATTCCATTTGAAACAAACGGCAGCAATAAACTAAAAAGAAATACGTTATTACCGTGTTCTTATGAAGAATATTTGAGCGCTTGTAATCAGGAATTGCCAGAAAGATGGTGGAAAGCACAGCGAAAAAACGCTTTGTAAATTAAAATTTTAATGAAAATCTTAATTTTTTAAGTTTTTTCAAAAATAAGTTAAAAAATTTAGTAAGATAAGGTTTATATATTATAAAATTTAACGTTTTACGTCGATTTTTTTAATCAGTTTATCGATGAAATATTTTTTTTTTATTTTATTTAACATTATTTTTGAACGGTAAAATAAATTTCGCAAGTAGTATTGTTTTTTAGATAAATAATAAATACGTTTACGGACTTTTAATAATGAATAGATAATCCCAAATTTATATGAAGAAGTTTATTGCATTTACAGCAATGTTAACACTAGTAATCGGCTGTGGTAAGTCAAGTGACAAAGGTGAATTAGTTGGTGTTGCAGGAGGGAAATGGCATCCTGAAAAACCTTATGGAATGACATTAGTTCCGGGTGGATCTTTTATTATGGGTAAAGCAGATGCTGATTTAGCTAACGTAGAAGACGCTCCAACAAAAACAGTAACAGTTCGTTCATTTTATATGGATGAAACTGAGATTACTAACAGCGAATATCGTCAGTTTGTAGAATGGGTAAAAGATTCTACAATGAGAGTTCGTCTTGCTATTTTAGCAGATGAAACAGGACAAAAAAGTACTGGAGGTAAAGGAAGTAAAGGTGGCAGTATTGCTGATTATGCATTTAATGATTCAGAGCCAGATAAAATGACGGCTTACGATAAATATATGTATGATAACTACTATAGTGTAGGAACAAAAGATGATCCTTATGCTGGTAGAAAATTAAATAAAAAAGTTAAATTAATCAGAGACACTAAAGCTTATCCGGATGAGTATTATGCTGAAGTAATGGACTCTATGTATTTACCAATTGAAGAATCATATAATGGTTTAAGAACAATTGATGTAAATAAATTAAAATTCCGTTATTCTTGGATGGATATTCAGGCTGCAGCAAAAGCTAAAGTTGGAAAAAGAAAAGACTTCGTTAAAACTGAGCAGGTTAATGTTTATCCTGATACAACAGTTTGGATTAAAGATTTCTCATATTCATATAATGAACCAATGCACAACGATTACTTCTGGCATAAAGCTTATGGAGATTATCCAGTAGTAGGTGTAACTTGGAAACAAGCAAAAGCTTTCTGTGCTTGGAGAACATTAAATAAAAACAGCTATATTAAATCTAAGAAAAAAGGGCGTGACCTGGTTAATGCTTTCAGACTTCCAACAGAAGCAGAGTGGGAGTATGCTGCAAGAGGTGGTCTGGAATCAGCTACTTATCCTTGGGGTGGTCCTTATACTAAGAGTGACAGAGGATGCTTTATGGCAAACTTCAAACCGAACAGAGGAGATTACGCTGCAGATGAGGCTTTATATACTGTTGAAGCAAAATCTTATGAGCAAAACGGTTACGGATTATACAATATGGCAGGAAACGTATCTGAGTGGACAGATTCAGCTTATAATCCAAATGCATATGAGTACGTATCTACAATGAACCCTAACGTAATTGACGGAAAAAACCAAAGAAAAGTGGTTCGTGGAGGTTCTTGGAAAGACGTTGCTTACTTCCTTCAAGTAAGTACTCGTGACCACGAATATGCTGATTCTGCAAGAAGTTACATTGGTTTCAGAACTGTACAAGATTACATGGGAACTCAGGTAACTGGAAACGGAACTAATAAAAAGAAATAGTAATTTATAATTAAATCAATACAATAACCAAATCGAATCTATTTTAAAATTAAAACCTAAAAAAAAATTATTATGGCATTATTAAGTAAAAAAGCAATGAATTTCGCTTATGGTATGGGAGCGGCAGTAGTAATCGTTGGAGCTTTATTCAAAATTACGCACTTTGAAATTGGACCTTTAACAGGAACAGTTATGCTTTCAGTTGGTTTGTTAACTGAAGCTTTAATTTTCGCGTTATCTGCTTTTGAACCAGTTGAAGACGAATTGGATTGGACTCTTGTTTACCCAGAATTAGCTAACGGACAAGCTAGAAAAAAAGAGGATAAAGCTGAGTCAACTGATGCCCAAGGTTTATTATCTCAAAAATTAGATGCAATGTTAAAAGAAGCTAAAGTTGACGGTGAGTTAATGGCTAGCTTAGGAAACAGCATCAAAAATTTCGAATCTGCTGCTAAAGGAATTGCTCCAACTGTAGATTCAATCGCAGGTCAAAAGAAATATTCTGAAGAATTATCTCTTGCTGCTGCACAAATGGAATCATTAAACAGTTTATATAAAGTACAATTAGAAAGTGCATCTAGAAATGCTGAAGCTAACAAAGAGATTGCTGAAAATGCATCTAAATTAAAAGAGCAAATGGCTTCTATGACTGCAAATATCGCTTCTTTAAACAGCGTTTACGGTGGTATGCTTTCTGCAATGAGTAACAAAGGATAATTAGTTTTTGACTATTATATTTAGAGTATTAATAAAAAACTAATTAGGAAAAAATGGCAGGAGGAAAATTAACCCCTAGACAGAAGATGATTAACCTGATGTATCTGGTTTTCATCGCAATGTTAGCAATGAACGTATCAAAAGAAGTTATTTCAGGTTTTGGTTTATTTAACGAAAAATTTGAGGCTTCAAATACAACATCTATTACCAATAATACTTCTTTATTAGCAGCTTTAGATCAAAAAGCAGCTGAGGCTAAAGGAGAATTCGCCGTAGCAGCGGAAACAGCTCATAAAGTTGAAGCTATTTCGAAAGACTTTTATGCATATTTAGGAACTTTAAAAGCTCAGTCTATCAAAGGATTTGAAGTTGATAAAGAGACTGGAAAATTGCCTTACGAAGCTATGGACAGAGGTGATAATATCGATGACTGGTTTACAGGAGACGGTTACACTAAAAAAGGTAATGAAATCATTGCTAGAATTCAGAAATATAAAGCTGATTTTAAAGCAGCTTTAGGAACTGATAAAAAATATGCTAACATTATTGCAGAAGTTGAGAAGAAATTTGATGTTTCTGACGTTAAAAACAAAGAAGGTATAAAAGAAAAATACTTAGCTTACCACTTTAAAGGTTTCCCTGCAATCGCATCTGCTGCTAAACTTTCAGCTTGGCAGAATGACGTTCAAAAAGCAGAGACTGATGTTTACAATAGTGCTTTAGGAAAAGCGGCAGTTCAGGCAGCTTCTTACAGTAACTATCAGGCAATTGTGGTTTTAGATAAAAATGCTTATTTCCAAGGAGAAAAAGTAACTGGTAAAGTAGTTTTAGGTCGTTATGACGAAAACACAAAACCAACTTCTTTCCAAGGACCTGGTCAAATTGTAAACGGACAAGCTGTTATCTCTTTAACTGCTGGTGGAGTTGGAGAACAAAACATCAACGGACAATTTACATTCTTAGAGGATGGAAAAAACATTCCGCTTAAATTCGCTGGAAAATACGTTGTAGTTCCAAGACCAAATTCAGCTACTATTTCTGCTGATAAAATGAACGTAGTATATAGAGGAGTTGTTAACCCAATCTCTGTATCGTTTGCTGGTGTTGCTGACAATAAAGTTCAAGCTAGCGCACCTGGATTATCTTCAGCTGGAAAACCTGGAAAATATAACATGAGCCCTGGTTCTGGTACAGAAGCTACAATTTCTGTTACAGGAACATTACCAAACGGTGACAAAGTTACAGATAAGAAAACATTCAGAATTAAAGGTATTCCTGGACCAACAGGAACAATCAGAGGAGAAATGGGAGTTGTTAAAGGTCCTAGATCTAACTTAGAGATTGCTACAATTGGTGCTAAATTACTTGATTTTGATTTTGAAGTTGGTTTAGATGTTGTTGGATTTAATATGAAAATTGCTGGACAGCCTACAGTTGTTGTTACTGGTAACAGATTAAATGCACAATGTAAACAAGTTCTTTCTAGAGCTGGTAAAGGAGACCAAGTTACTATTTCTGAAATTAAAACTAAACTTGTTGGAGCTGGCAGCTATTTATTACCAAGAACTGCTCCGGTAATTTACGAAATACAATAATTTGTAGTGAAAACTACGTTCAATATCTTATAATGATACCACGATGAAAGTAAGAAATTTTTTAATAGCTATTGTCTCTATTGCTGGAGGTTTTGCGTCTAATGCGCAATCAAATTTGCTAAATGCGAAGACACCAGCTCAAATTGGACTTAAAACTCCTGCGCAGCTTATCTCTGATAATGACAAGCCATTAGCTTATGGATATGTAGATGATAGAGATATCTTGATGGGAAAAACTACTTGGGAGATTATTGACTTAAATGAGAAAATAAATTTTCCACTTTACTTTCCGGTAGATACTGCTAATATTGGTTCTGATAGACGTTCTCTTTATGATGTTTTGACGAAAGCCGTAAGAAAAGGCAAAATAACTGAGGTTTATTCTGATAGTTATTTCAATACTAAAAAATCTATGAAAGACATCGAAGGTGCATTGTCTCGTATTGATACAACTGATGCTGGTAGAGAGCTTATCAACCAATACCCAGATGACTACAAAACACGTGTAGTGAAGAAAAAAGTAGTTACTGGAACTGGTAAAAAGAAAGTTGTTACTTATGTTGATGAAACAGTTCCTCCTTCAAGAACAGTTCCTGCTGAATATATCTTAAAACAAGATCTTACAGCTGCTGATGTTAGTCAGTATAAAATTAAAGGATACTGGTATTTTGACAAACGTCAGAGTGAGTTAAAATATCGTTTACTTGGAATTTGTCCTGTAACTCCGGACGTTTATACAATGAATAGTGACGAGAAGGATTACATCGAATTGTTTTGGGTTTTCTTCCCAAATTCAAGAGATGTTCTGCATGAAGCTAAAGCTTTTAATGACAGCAATTCTGCTCTGCCAATTTCATTCGATCAAATTTTAAATTCAAGACGTTTTAATGCAATTGTTTATAAAGAAGAAAACTTGTATCAAGATCGTGAGATTAAAGATTACATGAAAGACAATGCTCAAAACCAATTGTTAGAATCTGAAAGAGTAAAAGAGAAGATTCGTAACTTCGAACAAGATATGTGGAACTACTAAGTTTCAGTATTAAATAATATAAAAAACTCTTGCTACAACTAGTAGTAAGAGTTTTTTGCTTTATAGAGATTAGAAAATATTATATGCTGAATTTAAAAACTTTCTATTATTTGAAAAGCTTTATACGATATTAATTTGCCTGACATTTTTTTAAAATCAATTATTTTTTGTAACTTTCTGTTTTATAGTGTTTTGTGTTGTATTTTGTAAGAAGTAATTTGTAAATCAAGTTTATTAATCTGGTAAATAAATTTATTTGTAGGAAAATTACAATATAAAACTTCAAATTGCGTTTATTTTATTATAAAAAAAGATAATATGATGAAAGTGAAAGTTTTTTTAATGGTTATTGTTTTTGCGATGTGCTTTATCAACTCAAATGCACAGTCTAATTTATTGAATGCAAAGACGGCAGATCAAATAGGTAAAAAGAATGCGGCTCAATTAATCTCTGATAATGACAAGCCATTAGCTTATGGATATGTTGATGACAGAGATATCCTGATGGCAAAAACTACTTGGGAAATTGTTGATTTAAACGAAAAAATAAATTTTCCTTTATATTTTCCGGTTGATACCGTTAATATAGGGTCAGACAGACGTTCGCTCTATGATGTTTTAACTAAAGGTATTAGGCAAGGCAGAATTACCGAAGTTTATACAGACAGTTATTTCAATACAAAGAAATCTATGAAAGACATAGAAGGCTCTTTAACCCGTATTGATACAACAGATGCAGGTAGAGAGCTTATCAATCAATATCCTGATGATTACAAAACACGTGTTGTCAAGAAAAAAGTAGTTACAGGTACCGGGAAGAAAAAATCGGTTACATATGTTGATGAAACCGTGGGGCCAAAAAGAACTGTTCCTGCTGAATATATCTTAAGACAAGATCTTACCGCTGCAGATGTTAGCCAATATAAATTAAAGGGATATTGGTATTTTGATAAACGTCAAGGTGAATTGAAATATCGTTTACTTGGAATTTGTCCTGTAACTCCTGACGTGTATACGATGAACAGTGATGAAAAAGATTATATAGAATTATTTTGGGTCTTTTTTCCTAATGCAAGGGAAGTGTTACACGAAGCAAAAGCCTTTAATGATAATAACTCAGCTTTGCCTATTTCATTTGATCAGGTTCTAAATTCAAGAAGATTTAATGCGATCATTTACAAAGAAGAAAATATGTATGGTGACCGTGAAATTAAAGATTATATGAAAGACAATGCACAGAATCAATTACTAGAATCGGAAAGGGTAAAAGAGAAGATTCGTAATTTTGAAGAAGATATGTGGAACTACTAAGCTCCTAAATTACATTATAAGAGAAACTCTTACTACCTTTGTAGCAAGAGTTTTTTTATTTATTTCTATTGCAAATGCTTGATTATTTAATTGTCGGGTCTGGATTGGCCGGTATTTCTTTTGCCGAAGTGGCGCTTAAAAACAACAAAACTATTTTGGTTGTTGATGACAAATCTCAAAATTCTTCGAGAATTGCCGGAGGATTGTATAATCCGGTTATTTTGAAGCGTTTCAGTGAAGTTTGGAATGCTAAAGAGCATTTGGTTTTAATGAATGAATTTTATGATCAGGTAGAGGATAAATTAAATGAAAAATTTAATTTTAAAATGCCCATCTTAAGAAAATTCTTTTCCGTTGAAGAACAAAATAATTGGTTTGCCGCTTCTGACAGAATTAATTTAGCGCCTTTTTTATCTACGAAACTAATTACTAAAAAGTATCAAAGTATTGATTCTCCGTATGATTATGGAGAAGTTCTGCAAACGGGTTATGTTAAAACCAGACAATTACTAGAAAGCTATAAAGCTTATTTAAAAGAGAATAATTTACTTTTGGAAGAATCTTTTCATAGTTCTTTCATAGATTTTATAGATTCAGGAGTTCAGTATAAAAATATAAAAGCCCGTCATATCATATTTGCAGAAGGGTTTGGATTGCATAAAAACCCTTATTTTAATTATTTACCTTTAGATGGTACAAAAGGAGAGTTGTTTTTAATAAATGCTCCTGATTTAAAATTAGATCTAATTGTGAACACAAGTGTATTTATTCTGCCTGTGGGGGGAAATCTATACAAAGTTGGTGCGACCTATAACTGGCATGATAAAACAGATCTTCCTACAGAAGAAGGGAAAAAAGAACTTGTCGATCGTATAAAGGAAATTATTAATTGCGATTTTGAGATTATAAAACACTTTGCAGGAGTGAGACCAACCGTAGCCGACAGAAGACCTTTAATTGGAACCCATGAAGCATACAGTTCAATTCATGTTCTTAACGGATTAGGCACACGTGGTGTTATGCTGGGGCCTGCATTAGCAAAAATGTTATATGAAAGTATTGAATATGGAACACCTATAGATCGCGAAGCCGACATAAAAAGATTTCACAAAAGGTATCTAAAATCTATTGCTCCTGACCGGCCTTAGGATCATATGAAATAAACATATTAATGTATAAATTCCTTGACAGCCGCAATACAACCGGAAACAATATTACCAAAGTAATAATTATCGTTACAAACGACTGACTGATAGTAGCTCCAAAAAAGACAAAAGAAACTATAAAAGCAGCAATTCCAACGGCAACATTCAAGGCATAACTTACATACATTGCGCCATAAAAAAAGAAGGTTCAATTTGATATTTTAAACCGCAATGACTGCAATTCTCATTCATTTTGAGAACATTATTCAAATGAAGCAGGTTTTTGTCTGAATACATGCTCTCTTTTTGGCATTTTGGACAACTTCCTGTTAAAATACTATTTAGTTTGGATCCTTTTTTTAACATTTGCAAAAAATTTAAACAAAGGTACGTTTTTCCGCCTTTTCTGCTGATAACAATAGTTATAAATTATGCTTAATATACACAATCTTTCGGTTTCGTTTGGAGGAACCTATTTATTTGAAGAAGTTACTTTTCGTTTAGGAGCCGGTGACCGGGTAGGTCTTGTTGGTAAAAACGGAGCAGGTAAATCGACAATGCTGAAAATGCTGGCAGGAGATTTTAAACCAGATTCTGGAGTTATTTCTCAGGAGAAAGATATTAAAATGGGTTTTTTACGTCAGGATATTGACTTTGAACAAGGAAGAACTGTTTTAGAAGAAGCATACGAAGCCTTTACAGATATTAAAGTTGTAGAGAAAAAGCTGGAAGAAATCAATCATCAATTGGTTACAAGAACCGATTATGAAAGTGAAGAATATGCCAAAATTATAGAAGATTTATCTGATTATACGCATCGTTTTGAACTTCTTGGAGGTTATAACTATGTGGGAGATACAGAAAAAATTCTTTTAGGACTTGGTTTTAAAAGAGAAGTTTTTAATAACCAGACTGAGACTTTTTCCGGAGGATGGAGAATGCGTATCGAATTGGCTAAATTATTATTGCAGTCAAATGACGTATTGCTTCTGGATGAGCCAACGAACCACTTAGATATTGAAAGTATTATTTGGTTAGAAAATTTCCTTCGTAATTATCCCGGAGTTGTGGTAATCGTATCGCACGATAAAATGTTCCTTGATAATGTAACCAATCGTACGATTGAAATTTCTTTAGGAAAAGCATACGATTTCAATAAACCATATTCTCAATATTTAGAATTGCGTCACGAAATCCGTGAAAAGCAATTAGCGACTCAAAAAAATCAGCAAAAGAAGATTGAAGAGACTGAAAAATTAATCGAAAAATTCCGTGCAAAAGCATCCAAAGCTTCGATGGCACAATCGCTGATAAAAAAGCTGGATAAAGTAGAAAGAATTGAGGTAGATGAAGATGATAATTCGGTGATGAATATTTCGTTTCCGGTTTCAAAAGAACCAGGAAAAGTTGTAATAGAAGCTGAGCACGTTACAAAAGCTTACGGAGATAAAACGATATTAAAAGACATTAGTTTACTGGTTGAGCGCGGAAGTAAAATTGCTTTTGTGGGACAGAACGGACAAGGGAAATCTACTTTTATAAAAGCGATTGTAAATGAATTTGAGTATCAAGGAAATATCAAGTTAGGACATAATGTGCAATTAGGATATTTTGCTCAAAATCAAGCGGAGTATCTTGATGGAGAAATCACATTATTGCAGACTATGGAAGATGCTGCTACAGATACAAATCGTATGAAAGTGCGTGATATGCTTGGAGCCTTTTTATTCCGTGGAGATGATGTAGAGAAAAAGGTAAAAGTACTTTCTGGAGGAGAACGTAACCGTTTGGCACTTTGCAAATTATTGTTACAGCCAATTAACGTTTTGGTAATGGATGAGCCTACGAACCACTTAGATATTAAATCTAAAAATGTTTTAAAAGCGGCACTTCAAAAGTTTGCAGGAACTTTATTGTTAGTTTCTCACGACAGGGATTTTCTTCAGGGAATGTCGAATATCGTTTACGAATTCAAAGATCAAAAAATCAAAGAATATTTGGGAGATATTAACTTTTTCTTAGAACAGCGCAATTTGGAAAACATGCGTGAAGTAGAGAAAAAAGATGTTGTAAAAGTTGCTGCGCCTAAAGAAAATACAAAAGCGTCATACGAAGACCAGAAAAAAGGAAAAGCACTTCAAAACCGTTTAAGCAAAATTGAAAGTCAGATTCAGCAATTAGAAAAAGACATTCAGCACGACGATAAAATGCTCGAAACCAATTATGACAAACATATTGAGGACGCTTCGTTTTTTACAGCATACAACAAAAAGAAACAAGATTTAGAACAATTGTTAATCGACTGGGAAGTTGTATCAGAAGAGATTGATAATTTTAATGCTTAATAGGTTTTCAGTCGCAGTTACAGTTTTTAGTTTCTGAAACACATTTTTTTATACTTACAGACCTTTGTCAAAGTTTCAAACTTTGACAAAGGTTTTTTTGTATCAGAAAAACCTAAAACCTAAAACCTAAAACCTGAAACAAAAAACTACTTAATCACTCCTATAGATTTAGAATGTGCAATAGCTTCGCTGCTTTCTTTAAAATAGCAAACTGCAACATCCAAAGATTCTAAATTTTTCATGATTTTTTTAACTTCCTTCTTTTTACTTTTTCCGGTTTGCCTTATGTAAACCGCGATAACAGTAACGGGGAATATTTTACAGATTCGTTCGTATAAAACAGGATCATGCTGAGAATCATCTCCCAATAAAACATATTTTAAATTAGGATAAAACTCTAAAACATGCTTTATTTTATCAAATTTATGATCGTGATTTCCTCTTCCGCTCATAAAGAAATCCGTAATTCCTCTTCGAATATCTTTTAATAAAATAACGGCTCGCGGCAAATTATGAATTTTAGTAAATTCTACGATAAACCGATACAGATTCCATTCGCTGCTCGAAACATAAAAAAAAGCATTTTCTTCCCCTTTATTATTTCTTCCCGCGGAACTTAAAGCCTGATAATGCGGAACTACATCTTTGAAAACTTTTCTGTCATTTACATTTTTAAAAAGTAAGATGTACATTTTCCTGAAGATATTCCGCGTATGCGAAATCAAGAAAGTATCATCAATATCAGAAATAATTCCTAAATTTCCTTTATGCGGACGTATAAAACTTCCTTTTGAAACAATATTTTTACCGCCATATTTAATGCTTACCTCGTATTCGATCCAGCCAAATTGAGTTTCTTTTTCAAGCGGAATGCAGAATTTAAAATAACCATCGTCGAGCGTTTTGGTATGGATTTCCTGTTTGCCGCATTTAAGATAAACATCAAAATTTTCGATAGTTTTTATTCTAAACTGATTGACAACAGAACGTGCATTTTTTAAGTTTTTCTTCTGAAAATCATAATCATACGTTCTCTTAAAGACATGCCCCATTACAATTAATTCCTCTTCATTGGCATAACCGCGATATAATTGTAAAATTGGTTTCATTAATTCCGTATATTTATATTACACTGTAAATTAATTATTTTAATTGATTTTTAAAAATAAAAACATTGAAAAAGAATATCATATTTGTTGTAAACCCAATATCTGGAGACCTTGATAAGTCAGATTTGATTGAGGCTGTTCAGGAGTTTGCGACAACAAATCATTTTGATTTAGAAGTTTATGAAACGACTGGTAAAAACGATTTAAGAGAGATAAAAGCACTGTATAATCAATATAAACCGGAACGAATTATTGTAGCCGGAGGCGACGGAACTATAAAAATGGTTGCAGAAGCAATGGAAGAACATGATGTTATTATTGGGATTCTTCCGGCAGGATCTGCAAACGGACTTTCGGTTGATTTAAACCTGCCGGCAGGAATTGAAGAAAACCTTAAAATTGCATTTCAGCACCATTACATCGAAATGGATATGATTTGTATTAATGGCAAAAAAAGCATCCATTTAAGTGATCTTGGTTTGAATGCCAATTTGGTTAAAAATTACGAACAGAGCGATGTAAGAGGTTTTTGGGGTTATGCTTTGCAGGCTTTTACGACTTTAACGGAATCTGACGAGCCTTTTGTGGCAACGATTTCTGCCAATAATAAAACGGTCGATCATGTAGCGAGAATGATTGTAATTGCGAATTCTCAAAAATACGGCACAGGAGTTATTATCAATCCGAATGGAGCAATGAACGATGGAAAGTTTGAACTGGTGATTTTAAAAAGCCTTGACTTACTCTTAATTGGTAAAATTATTACCGGAAATATGCCAATTGATTCTGATGACATTGTGATTATTTCGACAGATAAAGCTGAAATCAAAACAGATTATCCGGTTCATTTTCAGATTGATGGGGAATATTGTGGAGCACAAAATGCTTTAGAAATACATATTCTGCACAAGCAGATGAAACTGGCGGTTCCTTAAATATTAAAAATCTTTGGTAAATCTTTGACAAAGTTCTAAACTTTGTCAAAGTTATTATTTAA from the Flavobacterium sp. genome contains:
- a CDS encoding formimidoylglutamase, coding for MEFDFLEPLNDGILKFISSLSSQELGSKIVLHTQDQFPDISKINIAIVGVLEDRRNINMVNEVNLNAVRKKLYGMFPGNWDASIADLGDILAGDTVEDTYFAVKKVTSTLIKNKVIPIVLGGSQDLTYALYRAYDDLEQMVNMVSVDNRFDFGKENESVSANSYLTKIIIDEPNNLFNYCNIGYQTYYNSQEEIDLIEKLFFDAYRLGEISNKIALAEPVFRDADLVSIDLNSVKSSASGNMISFEPNGFKGKEICSLARYAGISDKVSSFGVFNHNSTVSEAPIMAQIVWYFIEGYHYRSKEYPFGSRTNYLKYIVPLEEEELVFYKSDKTERWWIEIPFETNGSNKLKRNTLLPCSYEEYLSACNQELPERWWKAQRKNAL
- the gldK gene encoding gliding motility lipoprotein GldK; translated protein: MKKFIAFTAMLTLVIGCGKSSDKGELVGVAGGKWHPEKPYGMTLVPGGSFIMGKADADLANVEDAPTKTVTVRSFYMDETEITNSEYRQFVEWVKDSTMRVRLAILADETGQKSTGGKGSKGGSIADYAFNDSEPDKMTAYDKYMYDNYYSVGTKDDPYAGRKLNKKVKLIRDTKAYPDEYYAEVMDSMYLPIEESYNGLRTIDVNKLKFRYSWMDIQAAAKAKVGKRKDFVKTEQVNVYPDTTVWIKDFSYSYNEPMHNDYFWHKAYGDYPVVGVTWKQAKAFCAWRTLNKNSYIKSKKKGRDLVNAFRLPTEAEWEYAARGGLESATYPWGGPYTKSDRGCFMANFKPNRGDYAADEALYTVEAKSYEQNGYGLYNMAGNVSEWTDSAYNPNAYEYVSTMNPNVIDGKNQRKVVRGGSWKDVAYFLQVSTRDHEYADSARSYIGFRTVQDYMGTQVTGNGTNKKK
- the gldL gene encoding gliding motility protein GldL, which codes for MALLSKKAMNFAYGMGAAVVIVGALFKITHFEIGPLTGTVMLSVGLLTEALIFALSAFEPVEDELDWTLVYPELANGQARKKEDKAESTDAQGLLSQKLDAMLKEAKVDGELMASLGNSIKNFESAAKGIAPTVDSIAGQKKYSEELSLAAAQMESLNSLYKVQLESASRNAEANKEIAENASKLKEQMASMTANIASLNSVYGGMLSAMSNKG
- the gldM gene encoding gliding motility protein GldM, with translation MAGGKLTPRQKMINLMYLVFIAMLAMNVSKEVISGFGLFNEKFEASNTTSITNNTSLLAALDQKAAEAKGEFAVAAETAHKVEAISKDFYAYLGTLKAQSIKGFEVDKETGKLPYEAMDRGDNIDDWFTGDGYTKKGNEIIARIQKYKADFKAALGTDKKYANIIAEVEKKFDVSDVKNKEGIKEKYLAYHFKGFPAIASAAKLSAWQNDVQKAETDVYNSALGKAAVQAASYSNYQAIVVLDKNAYFQGEKVTGKVVLGRYDENTKPTSFQGPGQIVNGQAVISLTAGGVGEQNINGQFTFLEDGKNIPLKFAGKYVVVPRPNSATISADKMNVVYRGVVNPISVSFAGVADNKVQASAPGLSSAGKPGKYNMSPGSGTEATISVTGTLPNGDKVTDKKTFRIKGIPGPTGTIRGEMGVVKGPRSNLEIATIGAKLLDFDFEVGLDVVGFNMKIAGQPTVVVTGNRLNAQCKQVLSRAGKGDQVTISEIKTKLVGAGSYLLPRTAPVIYEIQ